The window TAGTATATCAGAAGAACTTGTAAAGGCGCTAGGATTTAGTATACTTAGGAAGTTGGATACTGATGTTTTTGCTGAAGCTGAAGGAATTGATTTTATATGCTCAAGACATAAGGAAGTTGATAAGTATTATGTTGCTGTTAGAAGATGGGGTACAAATGAAATAGGTAAGATAGCAATAGTTGATATCAATCAAAAAGCCACGGAAAATGATTGTGATAGAGTATTTATAATATCATCTGCTCCACTTACTGAAGAAGCTAGGGATTATGTTGAGAAGAATAGTAGAATTGAGTTTAAAACTTGTAAAGAAGTTGCTGGTGTGCTAAAGACTATTATTCCTTCGGTCTAAACCATATTTATCCATTTTTGAAAGTAGTGTTTTTCTCGTTATACCTAGTATTCTTGATGCTCTCGATTTGTTTCCATTGACTAGTTTTAGTGTTTCTTCTATAACTTTTTTTTCAATATCATCAAGTTTGTTACCTAATTCTATTACGAGAATTGGTTTTTTGTCGTCTATTGTATACTGTGTTTTTTCTGTTATCTTTACGGGGTTAGATACCTTAGGGGGTAAGAGTTTTGTTTTATAGTGAAGTGGTATACAGTCAACTGATAAGTGATCTTTATTGCATATTATAACAGAACTTTCAATAAAATTTTGTAACTCTCTAACATTACCGTACCATGGATATTCTAGTAGTATGTCCATCAATTCCTTTGAAATGCTATTTATTGACTTTTTGTAGATATTGGAATAAAGTTTTAAGAAATAGTTTGAGAGGATTGGTATATCGACTTTTCTTTGTCTTAATGGTGTGATATGTATGTTTATTGTATTTATCCTGTAGAACAAATCTTCTCTAAATGATCCTTTTTTGACTTCTTCTTCTAGATTTTTGTTTGTAGCTGCTATTATTCTAACATCTACTTTTATATCTTCTTCTCCACCGACTCTTTGAAATTCTTTTTCTTGAAGTACTCTGAGTAATGCTACTTGTAATTTGGGTGATATTTCTCCTATTTCGTCTAAGAATATTGTACCTCCATTGGCTAGTTCAAATCTTCCTTTCCTGCGGTTTATTGCTCCCGTGAATGCTCCTTTTTCGTGTCCAAAGAGTTCTGCTTCAAGAAGTGTTTCAGGAATGCTACCACAGTTTACTTTAACAAATGGACCTTCTCTACGGGGGCTTAATGCATGTATTGCGTTTGCCACTAGTTCTTTACCTGTTCCTGATTCACCTGTTATTAAAACTGTTGCATCGGTTGATGCAACTCTTCTTATAAGATCTTTTATTTGTTTTATGTCTTCACTTTCTCCTATTATAGCGTCAAGGAAATCTTTTGGTAAGAAAGGTTTTTGCTTATTTTTCTCTATCAAACTTTTTCTTATATCTAGTGCTTTGCCAATAGATACTAGAAGTTTATCGATATCCGGTGGCTTTATAAAGTAATCAAATGCTCCTTGTTTTGTTAGATTTACTGCTTCTTCAACAGATCCGTAGGCTGTTAAAATTATAACTGGTAAGTATGGATCTGTGTTTGATACAGTTTTCAAAAACTCATAACCATTCATATTAGGCATCTTAAGATCGAGTATTATGAGATCAACTTTCTCTGTGTTTATCTTTCTTATTCCATCTGTCCCATCGGTTGAAGTTATAACGTTGTATCCTTCAAGTTCAAAAATAGTTTTGAGCCCTTCTCTTACTTGTTCTTCATCATCTATGATTAGTATTGTTTCTCTAGCCATACTCCAAGGATATTTATTAATGAGTTTGTACCATTTCTACAAGTTTATACTGACATGCTTAGTAATTTGTAAAGTTTTTGACTGAAAAACATAGGGGTATCGTTAATTTTATTTGCTTTTAGAAAAAGGTAGACAGTAATATGCAATTTCTTTTATCCTAAAATAGGGGTTAGATATTATGAAGGATGGTATATTTTACTTTTTGGTTGTTAATTTTGTTATACTCTTTTTTATGCTTTATCAGCAACTGTTTGGTTATGGTAATTTTTTTGATGTTAGTAAGGTAGAATTGAAAAAAGGTGATATTAGAAGTTTTGTATTTTACGATAGGTTGGATGGATATTATGAAAACAAAACGTTTTCATATGCTGGTGGTGAAGGATATAAGGTAAGAAATACTGTTATATTTAGAGATTTTATTTCTGTTCAGAATGATAAACCCCTTAACCGAAGAGAAGCAGATAAAATATTTTTGTATCCTTCTTACTTTGAAGTTTTGTATCAAAATCATCTTGAAAGGATGTATGTGATACAGAATAAACAATATGTAGTAATACAGATTGAGTCTCAAAGTCCATCAAGGTTGGGTATAATTGCTTTACTCAATTGGTTCAAAAAAGATGTTAGTGTTAGAAAACTAGATGAAAGAACTATTGTTGTTGAAAACACGAAGGTAAAGGGTTCAGCAGTACCTTCTTTTGCTATTATAAATTCTGATAAAGATGTGGAGTTAATTCAAGATCCAACCAATATATTGAAAGAGGTTAAAGTATCTCCTACGTTTGGGAATTCAGGCTTGATTGTAAGTAAGGATAGCGTTAATAAGGTATCGTATGTGGTAGTTTTTTCTACTAATGAGTTAGAAGGTATTAGAAATGCTAGTAATGTAATTTCAGATATTCAGGTGTTTTTAGATAGTTATAAGAGAGAGATAGCTAATAGGGTTTTAGGATCTAGGTTTGAGACTGATCTAAAAGATATTATAGACAAACCTCTATACTGGTCTCTTTATTCAGGTGATGGATTTGTGGTTGAGGAGTTTGGTAAGGGAATATGGGCTGGATTACCATGGTTTAAGAATAACTGGGGGAGAGATACTTTTATTTCTCTTGCTGGATGTAGCTTAGTTAATGGAAATTTTGCTGAAGCTAAAGATGTAATTCTCAATTTTGCGAACTTTCAGGACAAAGGTAATCTTTCTATTGAGATAATTTCTGATGATGAAGAATTTCTAAGACAAGTATTACAAGATATAAAAAACATAAGTAAGTTTATAGGTTTAAGGAAGTTAAGTAATAGGTTGCTTATAACAGTACCAGGATATATGTTTAGTAAAACATTTTCTTCAAAAGGTGAGCTTATTTCGAAATCCAAAACACTCAAGGAGAATGAGGGTAAGTATGTTATAAGGGAAAGTATTGTTAAATCAAAGACATATGGAAGGGTACCAAATTTAGTATCGAGTGAAACTTCAGTGCAATACAATACTGCTGATGGGACTCCTTGGTTTATAAGAGAAATTATGAATTATGTTAATTATTCTGGTGATTTAGAATTCTTGAAAGAAATTTATCCTGTTGTAAAACTAGCTATAGAAGGTGCAATTGAAAATTTTGTTGATAGTGATGGACTCTTAACACATGATGATGCTGATACTTGGATGGATGCGAGAATAGAAGGCAAAGAAGCTTGGTCACCAAGAGGTAATAGAGCTGTTGAAGTACAATCTCTTTGGATAACTTCTCTTGAAGTTGGAGTTTTTATGGCTAGTTATGTAGGAGATGGGGAATCTTCTAGAAAATGGTCTGAGCTTTATAAAAAGGCAAAAGAGAATTTTGTAAAAGTCTTTTGGGATGATGTAAATAAGAAAATTGCTGATAGGGTTAGGAGTGATGGATTTAAAGACTTCAAGGTTAGGCCTAATATGCTTATGACGATAACTGTACCATTTGATGCTAGTATAGTTGGAGAAGATAGAGAAGCATATATTTTAAGAAATGCTGTTGTTGAACTTCTATATCCTTATGGTATAGCATCTCTTTCGCAGAATGATGAGTTTTTTCACCCTTGGCATGAGAGATGGGATCTATATCATAAGGATTCTGCTTATCACAATGGGACTGTTTGGGTTTGGAATACTGGATTTGTGATATTATCATTACTTAAGTTTGGATATAAAGATCTTGCCTATTCTTTATTCACAAATACATTAAACCAAGTTATAAATGAAGGTCATGTTGGAACTTTAAGTGAGCTTATTGATGCGATACCTCAGCAAAATGGTAGAATAAAATTGTCTGGTACTTACTCTCAGGCTTGGAGCGTTGCAGAAATTAATCGTGCTTGGTATCAGGGATTTATTGGTTTCAATCCTAGATTATCTCAGAATAAAATAATATTCTCACCTAATCTGCCGAGAGATATTAGAGACATAAAAGCATCTCTTAAGTTTGGTAAAGAAGAGTATTTAGATGTAGAAATTAAAAATTCTGAGTATTTTGAGGTTTATTCTATATCTCCAAGAAGTATCCGAAGGAAGCTGGAAATTGTTTTCATATATACTGATGACTACAAAGGTGATAGGTATTTTTTATCTTTTCCCCTGACTACTAAAAGTGAAGTTAAAGTTGATAAAAAGAAAAAGACAATTACTTTGAATGGTAAACTTGTCAAACCTACTATTCTAAAAGGCTATAAGGACATAATAGGTGATCTAGGTTTTGTTGTACCTAGTATTCCTGATAGAAATCAAGTTTCAAAAGAGAAAGATTACTTGAAGAAAAAGATACTTGACAGAGAATGGTTTTAGAACAAAGTAGAAAAGATTGTAAAGATGTTTAAAATTTAATAGAATTTTTTACTTTAGGTAGTTATAGATTATCATTCTAATCTTTCTAAATAAGATTCATCGACGAATATTTCTCTAGGCTTACTACCTTGCTGTGGTCCGACTATACCTTCTTCCTCCATACGTTCTATCATTCTAGCAGCGCGGTTATATCCTATTCTCAGCCTTCTCTGTAAATAAGAGGCAGAAGCCTTTTTCTCTCTTACAACTATTTTGATAGCTTCATTGTAAAGTTCATCTGAAAATTCTTCTCCATCATAATCTTCTAACTCTTCGTCTTTGCTTGTGATCTCAAGAAATGATGATAAGTCAACATAGTTTGGAGTATCTTGTTGGATTAGATAGTTTACAACTCTTTCGACTTCTTCATTAGATATGTAGCATCCTTGTACTCTAAGGAGTGATGGATGTGATGGACTTGTGAATAGGAGATCTCCTTTACCTAGGAGTTTTTCTGCTCCTATTGTATCTAGTATTGTTCTTGAATCGACTTTTGATGCAACTCTAAAAGCAACTCTTGCAGGAAAGTTCGCTTTTATAAGTCCTGTAACTACATCGACTGATGGTCTTTGTGTTGCTATTATTAGGTGTATACCAACTGCTCTTGACATTGCGGCAAGACGTGTTATGTAATCTTCTGTTTCTTTTGGTGATGTCATCATTAGATCGGCATATTCGTCTATTATTAAAACTATGTAGGGTAATTTTTCTAAGCTTTCGTCATTTAATTTACTAACTTTTAGATTATATTGCACTATATCTCTGCTTCCTAGGTATTCAAGTTTTTTGTATCTGTACTGCATTTCATCAACAAGCCATTCTAAAACTGCTTTAGCTAAAGATGGTGTTGTTATGACAGGGGTAAGCAAATGGGGTATACCGTTGTAGATCTTGAGTTCAACTATCTTAAGATCAATCATTATAAATTTAAGTTCGTCTGGTCTTTTGTTGAATAGCAATCCTGCTATTATTGAATTAACGTAAACACTTTTACCAGATCCTGTTGATCCTGCTATGAGTAAATGTGGCATTTGAGTTAGGTCTTCTACTACAGGTTTACCGTGTATATCGACTCCTATAATTAGTGGGAGTTTAGCTTTTGTTTCTTTGTAGTCTTTGCTTTCCAAGACTTCTCTGATTTTCACTGTTCTTCTAACTTTATTAGGTATCTCGACGCCTATTACAGATTTGCCAGGAATAGGATAAACAATTCTAACTCTAGATGTAGCTAGATTTAGTGCCAAGTTGTCAGAGATATTAACTATTTTTGTTATTTTTGTTCCAGGTTTAGGTCTGACTTCGTACATTGTAACAACAGGTCCTCTGACAACTCCTTCTATGTCTGCCTCTATTTTAAATTCATTGAATGTATCTTTTATTGTCTTTTTTGTTTCTTCTATTTCTCTCTGAATTTCTAAACTATTTATAGTATCTATTTCAGGCTTGTCAAGTAGTTCAATGGGTGGGGGATAGTTACCTGTAAATAATCCTTCTTCGAATATCTCTTTCATTGAAGTTGTAGATTGTTTAGAATATTTATCTTTTGTGTTATTTTCTTCAACATCAGATATGTCGTCTATGATGTCTTTGAAGTTGTTTTCATGGTATTTATTGTTATATGTGTTTATTGTATCTTCAAGGTCTTCATCTTGATTTGTATTGGTTGATATTATCTCTACATCCCTTATGACTAGTTTTTCTTGGTTATTTAGAAGGTATTTAGGTTTTTGATAGTGTTGGTATTTATTGTATGAGTTTATTTCTAAGTTGTCTAGACTATTTTTGAAAGTACTAAAGGGTTTATAGTCTTTGAAGTTTTCCATTTCGTCATCTATTTCTGTTATCTCAATAAACTTTTCATTTTTGTTTCTTGTAGTGTTTGTCCTGTATGATGTGTTTTTAGAAGAGTAGGAGGTTTTTGATGATGAGTTTTTACTTACTGAGGTTTCGAAATCCGGAGTTTCCGTATATTCGAAGATTGATTTTAGAAATTCATAGGTTCTTTGTAAGGTTGTGATTGTTCCTGCTAGAAATAGAGATAATATCTTAGATAAGCTTTTGTAGGAGGTTAAGGTTAGAAGAATTCCAACTATGAATAATAAGTAGAGAATAATGTAAGAGAGTGTTATTCCAAATGAAGTTAGGAGTATATTTGATATATCATAGGGTATCATCCCTATAATGTAG of the Brevinematales bacterium genome contains:
- a CDS encoding GH116 family glycosyl hydrolase, producing MKDGIFYFLVVNFVILFFMLYQQLFGYGNFFDVSKVELKKGDIRSFVFYDRLDGYYENKTFSYAGGEGYKVRNTVIFRDFISVQNDKPLNRREADKIFLYPSYFEVLYQNHLERMYVIQNKQYVVIQIESQSPSRLGIIALLNWFKKDVSVRKLDERTIVVENTKVKGSAVPSFAIINSDKDVELIQDPTNILKEVKVSPTFGNSGLIVSKDSVNKVSYVVVFSTNELEGIRNASNVISDIQVFLDSYKREIANRVLGSRFETDLKDIIDKPLYWSLYSGDGFVVEEFGKGIWAGLPWFKNNWGRDTFISLAGCSLVNGNFAEAKDVILNFANFQDKGNLSIEIISDDEEFLRQVLQDIKNISKFIGLRKLSNRLLITVPGYMFSKTFSSKGELISKSKTLKENEGKYVIRESIVKSKTYGRVPNLVSSETSVQYNTADGTPWFIREIMNYVNYSGDLEFLKEIYPVVKLAIEGAIENFVDSDGLLTHDDADTWMDARIEGKEAWSPRGNRAVEVQSLWITSLEVGVFMASYVGDGESSRKWSELYKKAKENFVKVFWDDVNKKIADRVRSDGFKDFKVRPNMLMTITVPFDASIVGEDREAYILRNAVVELLYPYGIASLSQNDEFFHPWHERWDLYHKDSAYHNGTVWVWNTGFVILSLLKFGYKDLAYSLFTNTLNQVINEGHVGTLSELIDAIPQQNGRIKLSGTYSQAWSVAEINRAWYQGFIGFNPRLSQNKIIFSPNLPRDIRDIKASLKFGKEEYLDVEIKNSEYFEVYSISPRSIRRKLEIVFIYTDDYKGDRYFLSFPLTTKSEVKVDKKKKTITLNGKLVKPTILKGYKDIIGDLGFVVPSIPDRNQVSKEKDYLKKKILDREWF
- a CDS encoding DNA translocase FtsK, yielding MRRVLGGVFIFLILSTMLTYAYYPFLLGFDNILSSILRRIVYNVRVLAGEENTLICMGLLILVFIPLLFKKPFYYFFKNLLGVELITISWLGIYGISNSNSKPYIIGMIPYDISNILLTSFGITLSYIILYLLFIVGILLTLTSYKSLSKILSLFLAGTITTLQRTYEFLKSIFEYTETPDFETSVSKNSSSKTSYSSKNTSYRTNTTRNKNEKFIEITEIDDEMENFKDYKPFSTFKNSLDNLEINSYNKYQHYQKPKYLLNNQEKLVIRDVEIISTNTNQDEDLEDTINTYNNKYHENNFKDIIDDISDVEENNTKDKYSKQSTTSMKEIFEEGLFTGNYPPPIELLDKPEIDTINSLEIQREIEETKKTIKDTFNEFKIEADIEGVVRGPVVTMYEVRPKPGTKITKIVNISDNLALNLATSRVRIVYPIPGKSVIGVEIPNKVRRTVKIREVLESKDYKETKAKLPLIIGVDIHGKPVVEDLTQMPHLLIAGSTGSGKSVYVNSIIAGLLFNKRPDELKFIMIDLKIVELKIYNGIPHLLTPVITTPSLAKAVLEWLVDEMQYRYKKLEYLGSRDIVQYNLKVSKLNDESLEKLPYIVLIIDEYADLMMTSPKETEDYITRLAAMSRAVGIHLIIATQRPSVDVVTGLIKANFPARVAFRVASKVDSRTILDTIGAEKLLGKGDLLFTSPSHPSLLRVQGCYISNEEVERVVNYLIQQDTPNYVDLSSFLEITSKDEELEDYDGEEFSDELYNEAIKIVVREKKASASYLQRRLRIGYNRAARMIERMEEEGIVGPQQGSKPREIFVDESYLERLE
- a CDS encoding sigma-54 dependent transcriptional regulator; the protein is MARETILIIDDEEQVREGLKTIFELEGYNVITSTDGTDGIRKINTEKVDLIILDLKMPNMNGYEFLKTVSNTDPYLPVIILTAYGSVEEAVNLTKQGAFDYFIKPPDIDKLLVSIGKALDIRKSLIEKNKQKPFLPKDFLDAIIGESEDIKQIKDLIRRVASTDATVLITGESGTGKELVANAIHALSPRREGPFVKVNCGSIPETLLEAELFGHEKGAFTGAINRRKGRFELANGGTIFLDEIGEISPKLQVALLRVLQEKEFQRVGGEEDIKVDVRIIAATNKNLEEEVKKGSFREDLFYRINTINIHITPLRQRKVDIPILSNYFLKLYSNIYKKSINSISKELMDILLEYPWYGNVRELQNFIESSVIICNKDHLSVDCIPLHYKTKLLPPKVSNPVKITEKTQYTIDDKKPILVIELGNKLDDIEKKVIEETLKLVNGNKSRASRILGITRKTLLSKMDKYGLDRRNNSL